The following proteins are encoded in a genomic region of Pelodictyon phaeoclathratiforme BU-1:
- a CDS encoding sulfate ABC transporter substrate-binding protein yields the protein MFFALLLFLFAVSGTAATTPGESCSLLNVSYDTSRELYKTENAAFVQYWKKKTGQTVIINQSHGATGKQSRAVINGLEEADVVTLALASDIDAIAECKLLACNWQKRFPFKSTPYSSTILFVVRKGNPKQIRNWDDLVKPGVSVITSNPKTSGAARWNYLAAWGYKQKQTGSKEEAQDFVKALYRNVQVLDTGARGSTITFAQRGFGDVLLTWEYEAHHILEEYGADNFEIVAPSISILAEPPVAIVDKNVMKHGSRKLAEAYLHFLYTSRAQEIIAQHFYRPCIPAARKKYAANFSPVKLFTLQEVFGSWRIAQKTHFGDGGVFDQIYVP from the coding sequence ATGTTTTTTGCGCTGCTGCTTTTCCTTTTCGCCGTGTCGGGCACTGCTGCAACGACACCCGGAGAAAGCTGTTCGCTGCTGAATGTCTCTTATGATACTTCGCGGGAGCTTTACAAAACCGAAAATGCGGCGTTTGTACAATACTGGAAAAAGAAAACCGGCCAGACGGTGATCATTAACCAGTCACATGGTGCTACAGGAAAGCAGTCCCGTGCTGTTATTAACGGACTTGAAGAGGCTGATGTGGTGACGCTGGCACTTGCCAGTGATATTGATGCCATTGCCGAGTGTAAACTTCTCGCATGTAACTGGCAGAAAAGGTTTCCGTTCAAAAGCACTCCATACTCATCGACCATTCTCTTTGTGGTTCGGAAGGGAAACCCGAAACAGATCAGAAACTGGGATGATCTGGTGAAACCTGGCGTATCGGTCATTACTTCAAACCCGAAAACATCAGGCGCTGCACGGTGGAACTACCTGGCGGCATGGGGCTACAAGCAAAAACAGACGGGATCAAAAGAGGAGGCACAAGACTTTGTAAAGGCATTATACCGTAATGTTCAGGTGCTTGATACCGGAGCCCGTGGCTCAACCATAACTTTTGCGCAGCGCGGCTTTGGTGATGTGCTTCTGACCTGGGAGTATGAAGCTCATCATATTCTTGAAGAGTACGGTGCAGACAACTTTGAAATCGTCGCTCCATCAATCAGCATTCTTGCAGAGCCACCAGTGGCCATTGTGGATAAAAACGTTATGAAACATGGTTCCCGCAAGTTGGCGGAAGCTTATCTGCATTTTCTCTACACTTCCAGGGCCCAGGAAATTATTGCACAACACTTCTATCGTCCGTGCATTCCTGCTGCACGGAAAAAATATGCGGCAAATTTTTCGCCCGTCAAGCTCTTTACCCTTCAAGAGGTGTTTGGAAGTTGGCGCATTGCCCAGAAAACCCATTTTGGCGATGGAGGAGTTTTTGATCAGATCTACGTACCCTGA
- a CDS encoding vWA domain-containing protein, with translation MLDWFARIPRIELAEPSWLLLLPLFALAAWFRAWREHLGKTPAILFPGVERLKDSGFDAHLWLREMPHWLRWSAFVLCVLALTGPHLLFRQSEAESRGIDVILALDISESMLQKDVGGTSRLDAAREVSRNFVLRRSNDRIGLVVFRGKGYTQCPLTLDHEVLAMLLDRLSPGVIQDDGTAIGTAILIAVNRLKASESLHKVLILVTDGENNAGEVGPGTAASIAARSGVRIYVINAGFKVVEDRIDPPEESGRYIQKDEESLQGIARTTGGGYFRVEDPAAFDQTIRSIDRLEKKRFTGPVMEHRSGLFLPLLTMAILLLLLEVVLSNTRLLRIP, from the coding sequence ATGCTGGATTGGTTTGCCCGTATACCGCGTATTGAGTTGGCAGAGCCCTCGTGGCTGTTGCTTTTGCCGTTGTTTGCTCTGGCTGCCTGGTTCAGGGCTTGGCGGGAGCATCTTGGCAAAACTCCTGCCATTCTCTTTCCGGGAGTTGAAAGGCTGAAAGATTCGGGATTTGATGCCCATTTGTGGTTGCGTGAAATGCCGCATTGGCTGCGTTGGAGTGCTTTTGTTCTCTGTGTACTTGCGCTTACAGGGCCTCATCTTTTATTTCGTCAGAGTGAAGCTGAATCGCGGGGTATTGATGTGATACTGGCCCTTGATATTTCGGAATCGATGCTTCAGAAAGATGTTGGTGGAACAAGCCGTCTTGATGCTGCGCGGGAGGTTTCGCGCAATTTTGTATTGCGTCGTTCGAATGACCGGATTGGGCTTGTGGTGTTTCGTGGAAAGGGGTATACACAGTGTCCGTTGACCCTCGATCATGAGGTGCTTGCCATGCTGCTTGACCGTCTTTCTCCTGGGGTGATACAGGATGATGGTACGGCGATTGGTACGGCGATTCTTATTGCTGTCAATCGTCTCAAAGCGTCGGAGTCGTTGCACAAGGTACTTATTCTTGTTACGGATGGTGAAAATAATGCTGGAGAGGTTGGGCCAGGAACGGCAGCCAGCATAGCAGCTCGGAGCGGGGTCAGAATTTATGTTATAAACGCCGGTTTTAAAGTTGTTGAAGATCGCATTGATCCGCCAGAGGAGAGTGGCCGTTACATACAGAAGGATGAAGAGTCGCTGCAGGGGATTGCCCGAACGACTGGTGGAGGGTATTTCAGAGTCGAGGATCCAGCAGCATTTGATCAAACAATCAGATCTATCGATCGGCTTGAAAAAAAACGGTTTACCGGGCCGGTTATGGAGCATCGTTCAGGGTTGTTTTTGCCGCTCTTGACGATGGCGATTCTGCTGCTGTTGCTGGAGGTTGTTTTGTCGAATACCCGACTGCTCAGGATACCGTAG
- a CDS encoding vWA domain-containing protein, translating to MPLAVILGYGVVRQLHAREAVFGPALIDAMMGRLSLRVLVVKKLLIFCGIALLLFALAGPRFCSGGRPVLRKGADIVFMLDVSRSMRARDVLPDRLGQAKQEITSISRAVTGGRMSILLFAASPLVQCPLTTDRDAFDALLGMASPDLIEEQGTSFRAAFELAGRLLEPTLEDRMASGVKGEKIVVLLSDGEDHTGEVRSAVQQLKKANVHLFVIGVGMRQPVVIPLDDAGEGVKRDEHDRVIMSSFRPEFLQMLAREAAGFYFRSSAEHAVYKEVSESINRIASASRWVMEPGEREPLYRYFVAAGLFLLLTETMVGRAAGKRRSCS from the coding sequence ATGCCCCTTGCCGTGATTTTGGGGTATGGAGTCGTAAGGCAGCTTCATGCACGCGAAGCCGTTTTTGGCCCTGCGCTGATTGATGCTATGATGGGACGCCTGTCTTTGAGAGTTCTGGTTGTAAAAAAACTGTTGATTTTTTGTGGTATCGCGTTGCTGCTCTTTGCGTTGGCGGGTCCCCGGTTTTGCAGTGGAGGCCGACCGGTGTTGCGCAAAGGTGCCGATATCGTTTTTATGCTTGATGTTTCCCGGAGTATGAGGGCAAGAGATGTGCTTCCTGACCGTCTCGGGCAGGCGAAGCAGGAGATAACAAGTATCAGTCGTGCTGTCACTGGCGGACGGATGTCTATTCTTCTTTTTGCTGCCAGTCCACTGGTTCAGTGCCCCCTTACGACGGATCGGGATGCTTTCGATGCTCTGCTTGGCATGGCTTCACCCGATCTGATCGAAGAGCAGGGTACCTCTTTCCGTGCGGCGTTTGAGCTTGCCGGACGACTTCTTGAACCGACATTGGAGGATCGAATGGCATCAGGGGTAAAAGGAGAGAAGATTGTGGTGCTGCTGAGTGATGGGGAGGATCATACCGGTGAGGTTCGGAGTGCAGTCCAGCAGTTGAAAAAAGCGAATGTTCATTTGTTTGTGATAGGAGTTGGTATGCGTCAGCCTGTTGTGATTCCGTTGGATGATGCCGGGGAAGGAGTCAAACGGGATGAGCATGACAGGGTGATCATGAGCAGTTTCAGACCTGAATTCTTACAGATGCTGGCCCGTGAAGCTGCCGGGTTTTATTTTCGAAGCAGTGCCGAACATGCCGTTTATAAGGAGGTTTCTGAAAGCATTAACCGTATTGCCTCCGCTTCCCGATGGGTGATGGAGCCTGGTGAGCGTGAACCGCTTTATCGTTATTTTGTTGCGGCAGGACTTTTTTTACTGCTCACTGAAACTATGGTTGGAAGAGCTGCAGGAAAGAGGCGGAGCTGTTCCTGA
- a CDS encoding Clp protease N-terminal domain-containing protein, with protein sequence MQFDPNKFTLKAQEALQAASTLAASRQHQQIEPEHLLYAMFDDKSSIAVQIAQKLEASAETLQLALDREIERIPRVTGASATGQYISQNLGKVFDVALKEAESLKDEYISSEHLLIAMGEAGIPVSRMLRDAGFNRDSILKVLATVRGSQRVTSQSAEESYNSLKKYSRNLNDQARKGKLDPVIGRDEEIRRVLQILSRRTKNNPVLIGEPGVGKTAIVEGIAQRIVAGDVPENLKSKEIAALDIAQLVAGAKFRGEFEERLKAVVREVQSAEGEVILFIDELHLLVGAGSAEGSMDAANILKPALARGELRCIGATTLDEYRKHIEKDAALERRFQTVVVDQPSVEDTVSILRGLKEKYEIHHGVRIKDAAIVAAAELSNRYIADRFLPDKAIDLIDEASSRLRLEIDSSPEELDRINREIRRLEIEREALRREIEAGGQ encoded by the coding sequence ATGCAGTTCGATCCAAACAAGTTTACCCTGAAAGCCCAGGAGGCATTGCAGGCGGCTTCGACGCTTGCTGCCAGCCGTCAGCATCAACAGATAGAGCCGGAACATCTTCTCTATGCCATGTTCGACGATAAAAGCAGTATTGCCGTACAGATAGCACAGAAGCTGGAGGCGTCGGCAGAAACGCTGCAATTGGCGCTTGATCGCGAAATCGAAAGAATTCCGAGGGTTACGGGAGCTTCTGCTACAGGGCAGTATATCTCCCAGAATCTCGGCAAGGTCTTTGATGTAGCTCTTAAAGAGGCCGAAAGCCTGAAGGATGAGTACATCAGCTCCGAGCATCTTTTGATTGCCATGGGTGAGGCTGGCATACCGGTTTCACGGATGTTGCGGGATGCAGGATTCAACAGGGACTCCATTCTCAAAGTCCTTGCCACAGTCAGGGGCTCCCAGCGGGTCACCAGTCAGAGCGCTGAAGAGAGCTATAATTCACTGAAAAAATATTCGCGGAACCTCAATGATCAGGCCCGAAAGGGGAAACTCGATCCCGTTATCGGTCGTGACGAGGAGATTCGCAGAGTGCTGCAGATTCTCAGTCGCCGTACCAAGAACAATCCGGTACTGATCGGTGAACCGGGGGTTGGCAAGACTGCAATTGTCGAAGGAATCGCTCAACGCATTGTGGCTGGTGATGTACCTGAAAACCTCAAGAGTAAAGAGATTGCCGCGCTTGATATTGCCCAGCTTGTGGCTGGAGCCAAATTTCGCGGAGAGTTCGAGGAGCGCCTGAAAGCGGTTGTCCGTGAGGTTCAGTCTGCCGAAGGGGAGGTCATTCTTTTTATTGATGAACTTCACCTGCTTGTTGGTGCCGGGTCAGCGGAGGGGTCAATGGATGCGGCCAATATTTTGAAACCGGCTCTTGCTCGCGGCGAACTGCGTTGTATAGGCGCCACCACCCTTGATGAGTATCGCAAGCATATTGAAAAGGATGCTGCTTTGGAACGTCGTTTCCAGACCGTGGTGGTCGATCAGCCGAGTGTTGAGGACACGGTATCTATTTTGCGCGGACTCAAGGAGAAATACGAGATCCATCATGGCGTACGTATCAAGGATGCGGCTATCGTTGCCGCTGCCGAGCTTTCCAACCGCTATATTGCAGACCGTTTTTTGCCCGATAAGGCTATTGATCTGATTGACGAGGCTTCATCGCGTCTCCGCCTTGAAATCGACAGCAGTCCTGAAGAGCTTGATCGGATAAACCGTGAGATCCGTCGTCTTGAAATTGAACGAGAAGCCTTGAGGCGCGAAATTGAAGCTGGAGGGCAATAA